In one Streptomyces sp. NBC_01288 genomic region, the following are encoded:
- a CDS encoding GlxA family transcriptional regulator, whose protein sequence is MNHNRPGTGPLTVTVLVFPGVRLLDVTGPIEVFASANEFGGRYRVQVASEDGAGVITSAGTRIGADLAVDDVREPYDVLVIPGGPEWETAIKDDALLDAVRRLHGMARCTASVCTGAFLLAAAGLLRGRRAVTHWRQSRQLAVRFPSVRVQPDAIFVRDGPMMTSAGVSAGIDLSLALVEEHFGAEVARAVAKDMVVFMQRPGGQSQFSVRSQLPYSRVEMLRRVLDTVAANPGAEHTLAAMSRRAGISVRHMSRLFDEEVGTTPARYVEQVRLEAAQVLLESGDEALPVVARRTGFGSAESLRRAFVRHLGVTPGAFRTSFRTTGTATGTDSDSDSDSAIANTEQDRQA, encoded by the coding sequence ATGAACCACAACCGTCCCGGAACGGGCCCCCTCACCGTCACCGTCCTCGTCTTCCCCGGTGTCCGGCTGCTCGATGTGACCGGCCCGATCGAGGTGTTCGCGTCGGCCAACGAGTTCGGCGGGCGCTATCGGGTGCAGGTCGCGTCCGAGGACGGCGCCGGGGTGATCACCTCCGCCGGGACCCGCATCGGCGCCGACCTCGCCGTGGACGACGTGCGCGAGCCGTACGACGTCCTCGTGATCCCGGGCGGCCCCGAATGGGAGACGGCGATCAAGGACGACGCGCTCCTGGATGCCGTGCGACGGCTGCACGGCATGGCGCGTTGCACGGCGTCGGTGTGCACCGGCGCGTTCCTGCTGGCCGCGGCCGGACTCCTGCGAGGGCGTCGGGCCGTGACGCACTGGCGGCAGTCCCGGCAACTGGCCGTTCGTTTCCCGTCCGTGCGGGTCCAGCCGGACGCGATCTTCGTGCGGGACGGCCCGATGATGACCTCGGCGGGTGTCTCGGCCGGTATCGATCTCTCCCTGGCGCTCGTCGAGGAGCATTTCGGTGCGGAGGTCGCCCGGGCGGTCGCCAAGGACATGGTCGTCTTCATGCAACGCCCGGGAGGGCAGTCGCAGTTCAGCGTCCGCTCCCAACTCCCTTACTCCCGAGTGGAGATGCTCCGGCGAGTGCTGGACACGGTCGCCGCAAACCCCGGCGCCGAGCACACGCTGGCCGCCATGTCCCGCCGGGCGGGCATCAGCGTCCGCCATATGAGCCGGCTCTTCGACGAAGAGGTGGGGACGACCCCGGCCCGGTACGTGGAGCAGGTCCGGCTGGAGGCGGCCCAGGTGTTGCTGGAGAGCGGTGACGAGGCCCTGCCGGTGGTGGCGCGGCGCACCGGGTTCGGCTCGGCCGAGTCGCTCCGCAGGGCGTTCGTACGGCACTTGGGGGTGACGCCGGGCGCGTTCCGGACGAGCTTCCGGACGACCGGAACGGCCACGGGCACAGACTCGGACTCGGACTCGGACTCGGCTATCGCGAACACAGAACAGGACAGACAGGCATGA
- a CDS encoding DUF6884 domain-containing protein: protein MTPNDQPQLDYFKYFKPELVVIPCGSRKLDRPARAADLYTGSYHRACRKAADALRPDRLLILSARYGLLDLDDVVEPYDTPHGATDAVTSQLILEQATLRGIVLLDPVVALGGARHVGLVHSVWPHAFTPLAGTRGMGEQMARLAALRNGAVK, encoded by the coding sequence ATGACCCCGAACGACCAACCCCAACTCGACTACTTCAAGTACTTCAAGCCGGAACTCGTCGTCATCCCGTGCGGCAGCCGCAAGCTCGACCGGCCCGCGCGCGCCGCCGACCTGTACACCGGCTCGTACCACCGCGCGTGCCGCAAGGCTGCCGACGCACTACGGCCCGACCGGCTGCTGATCCTCTCCGCGCGGTACGGCCTGCTCGACCTCGACGACGTGGTCGAGCCGTACGACACCCCGCACGGTGCGACGGACGCCGTGACGTCCCAACTCATCCTGGAACAGGCGACGTTGCGGGGCATCGTGCTCCTCGATCCGGTCGTCGCCCTCGGCGGCGCCCGGCACGTCGGCCTCGTCCATTCCGTCTGGCCGCACGCCTTCACCCCGCTTGCCGGGACCCGAGGGATGGGCGAGCAGATGGCCCGCCTCGCGGCACTGCGCAATGGCGCGGTCAAATAG
- a CDS encoding C4-dicarboxylate ABC transporter: MIRSTTSPTAPSATRPPLTPSWFAAVMGTGIVADAAVTLPRSLPGVRTAATVVWVGAVLLLVLLAVGYLRGRALRSHAGDPVVAQFFGAPPMALLTVGAGTLLLGRRVIGLDVALDVDRVLWSLGTALGLATACTVPYLMVTRHRFAPDAAFGGWLMPIVPPMVSAATGALLVPYTPAGQLRLALLLACYAMLGLGLVAALLVLAILYGRLVHHDAPTGAMVPTVWIGLGALGQAVTALGALATAAPSTLPALYARGAEALALLGGVLVWGFALLWLALATALTARTIRAGLPFAPTWWSFIFPFGALVTATNSLAGRTGSVLFIWPAVVFYVLLVLAWIVVAGGSLRHVAVARTARSATRELSNSLT; this comes from the coding sequence ATGATCCGCTCCACGACCTCGCCCACGGCCCCCAGCGCAACCCGCCCACCCCTCACCCCCAGCTGGTTCGCGGCCGTGATGGGCACCGGCATCGTCGCCGACGCGGCGGTCACCCTCCCGCGGAGCCTCCCCGGGGTGCGGACCGCCGCCACGGTCGTCTGGGTGGGCGCCGTACTGCTGCTGGTCCTGCTGGCCGTCGGGTACCTCCGGGGCCGGGCGCTGCGGTCGCACGCGGGGGATCCGGTCGTGGCGCAGTTCTTCGGCGCACCGCCGATGGCACTGCTCACGGTCGGCGCCGGGACACTGCTGCTCGGCCGGCGGGTGATCGGACTCGACGTCGCGCTGGACGTGGACCGGGTGCTCTGGTCGCTCGGCACCGCACTCGGCCTCGCCACCGCCTGCACGGTCCCGTACCTGATGGTCACCCGGCACCGCTTCGCCCCGGACGCGGCGTTCGGCGGCTGGCTGATGCCGATCGTGCCCCCGATGGTCTCCGCCGCGACCGGCGCCCTGCTCGTCCCGTACACCCCCGCCGGTCAACTCCGGCTCGCCCTGCTCCTCGCCTGCTACGCGATGCTCGGCCTGGGCCTCGTCGCGGCGCTCCTGGTCCTGGCCATCCTCTACGGCCGCCTCGTGCACCATGACGCACCCACCGGCGCCATGGTGCCCACGGTGTGGATCGGCCTCGGGGCCCTGGGCCAGGCCGTGACCGCACTCGGCGCGCTGGCCACGGCGGCACCGAGCACACTGCCCGCGCTCTACGCCCGGGGCGCCGAGGCGCTCGCGCTGCTGGGCGGAGTCCTGGTGTGGGGCTTCGCCCTGCTGTGGCTGGCGCTCGCCACCGCCCTGACCGCACGGACGATTCGCGCCGGGCTGCCGTTCGCGCCCACCTGGTGGTCGTTCATCTTCCCGTTCGGCGCCCTCGTGACCGCCACCAACTCCCTTGCGGGGCGCACCGGTTCGGTGTTGTTCATCTGGCCGGCCGTGGTGTTCTACGTGCTGCTCGTCCTGGCCTGGATCGTGGTGGCGGGCGGCTCCCTGCGCCACGTCGCCGTCGCCAGGACCGCGCGGTCGGCGACGCGGGAGCTGAGTAACTCCCTCACGTAG
- a CDS encoding NUDIX domain-containing protein has translation MALEQVAEDAVDALVVNDGLVLLVDVQGGWSLPSGVPEEAETAQATAARAVYELTGFLVDGTSLLESESGGGPAVVCQLLSDDPSGEAQLTAGQVRWAPFADAIAAGVPAPVRVYLEGHTPV, from the coding sequence ATGGCGTTGGAGCAGGTCGCCGAGGACGCGGTGGACGCGCTCGTCGTGAACGACGGGCTTGTGCTGCTGGTGGATGTGCAGGGTGGCTGGAGTCTGCCGTCCGGTGTCCCCGAGGAGGCCGAGACGGCGCAGGCCACTGCCGCGCGGGCGGTGTACGAACTCACCGGTTTCCTCGTGGACGGCACAAGCCTTCTGGAGTCCGAGTCCGGAGGCGGGCCGGCCGTGGTGTGCCAACTGCTCAGCGACGACCCGTCGGGAGAGGCTCAGCTCACCGCGGGGCAGGTCCGTTGGGCGCCCTTCGCCGATGCCATCGCCGCCGGGGTACCGGCGCCCGTGCGGGTCTATCTGGAGGGCCATACGCCGGTGTAG
- a CDS encoding type II toxin -antitoxin system TacA 1-like antitoxin translates to MPNTPKAMNLRFRDPRQRAAIEAAAKQAGVSLQEYILSAAYARATAVEERFLEGFKESMARSGAAFAAEPGSADPGAEQRAAEADALRELERQEQGHAA, encoded by the coding sequence ATGCCGAACACGCCGAAAGCCATGAACCTCCGCTTCCGAGACCCCCGGCAGCGCGCGGCCATCGAGGCCGCCGCCAAGCAGGCCGGGGTCAGCCTCCAGGAGTACATCCTCTCGGCCGCCTATGCGCGGGCTACGGCCGTCGAGGAGCGGTTCCTTGAGGGCTTCAAGGAGTCGATGGCGCGCAGCGGCGCGGCGTTCGCGGCCGAGCCCGGCAGCGCCGATCCCGGCGCGGAGCAGCGGGCGGCCGAGGCGGACGCCCTCCGTGAACTTGAGCGCCAGGAGCAGGGGCACGCCGCGTGA
- a CDS encoding fic family toxin-antitoxin system, toxin component — MTQPEPPHALDVTFLLHAAELLDRDPQVDDYGPLYAAAARVDARAMERDIYGSVHLKAAALLQTLAKLPCLEHSNEAFAWHATEAYLILNERRLDYQPKAAVALVRDAASGELGLPRIARRLRDWTTA; from the coding sequence GTGACCCAGCCCGAACCGCCGCACGCGCTCGACGTCACCTTCCTGCTGCACGCCGCCGAACTGCTCGACCGGGACCCCCAGGTCGACGACTACGGCCCGCTGTACGCCGCGGCCGCCCGGGTCGACGCGCGCGCGATGGAGCGCGACATCTACGGCTCCGTGCACCTCAAGGCAGCCGCGCTGCTCCAGACCCTGGCGAAGCTGCCGTGTCTGGAGCACTCCAACGAGGCCTTCGCGTGGCACGCGACCGAGGCCTATCTGATCCTCAACGAGCGCCGCCTCGACTACCAGCCCAAAGCGGCCGTGGCACTCGTCCGCGACGCCGCCTCCGGGGAACTGGGCCTCCCCCGGATCGCCCGCCGGCTTCGCGACTGGACCACCGCCTGA
- a CDS encoding MarR family winged helix-turn-helix transcriptional regulator: MAVHGSSDILVDELYETTHQLRQFVETRLRANGASVARLRALRMLAHAEQPLRMRDLSEMTGVAARTTTSIVDSLERDGLVERVRHPHDRRAFLLRLTDKGRECHREAEEIDGLALAEATAELDTEDRAQLRTLLARIRKATA; the protein is encoded by the coding sequence ATGGCAGTGCACGGCAGCAGCGACATCCTGGTCGACGAGCTCTACGAGACGACGCACCAGCTGCGCCAGTTCGTCGAGACCCGGCTGCGCGCCAACGGGGCCTCGGTCGCGCGACTGCGTGCCCTGCGGATGCTCGCGCACGCCGAACAGCCCCTCCGTATGCGGGACTTGAGCGAGATGACCGGCGTCGCGGCACGGACCACGACCAGCATCGTGGACAGCCTGGAACGCGACGGTCTCGTGGAGCGCGTACGGCATCCGCACGACCGTCGCGCGTTCCTGCTGCGCCTCACCGACAAGGGCCGGGAGTGCCACCGCGAGGCGGAGGAGATCGACGGCCTCGCGCTCGCGGAGGCGACGGCCGAACTGGACACGGAGGACCGGGCGCAGCTACGGACCCTGCTCGCCCGCATCCGGAAGGCGACGGCCTGA
- a CDS encoding DHA2 family efflux MFS transporter permease subunit: MTFIAIVDGAITTVALPSIARQFQLTTAALDGVVVVYPVCLAMAIPASAWLVERFGAKRVLLTALGAFLASSLLCGAAADLGQLIASRAVQGLSAGLLFPAAASLLYSTFKSWEQVRISRYMIIPQQIAPAVAPMLGGLLVDHLSWRWVFYVNLPLGLPAVVFGALFLAEHRGHRPGRFDLTGLLLSAAALGGVMFGVCEGPNRGWTSPAVVIALVLGAVLLTAAVVFELRVSEPLLKLRLFADRLFRDTNLINLVGLVPILGAMYLGPLFLQQGQGRSALESGTSTFPEAFGVLLTVQIAGILYSRVGPRIIIGSGLAMVSAVLVLLSTCDQDTGLWTFRGYMFLLGIGMGGVFMPTTVASLATLSRKDLSQASMLNTVVRQTGGAFAPAAVTTALVLSTPTGAAANPPISAYQHAYLTLAALAAVTAVFAFTIPDGPARAAARGTTASGGGNAPARLRRRHEEAH; the protein is encoded by the coding sequence GTGACGTTCATAGCGATCGTCGACGGAGCGATCACGACCGTCGCGCTCCCGTCGATCGCGCGCCAGTTCCAGTTGACGACGGCCGCCCTTGACGGGGTGGTCGTGGTCTATCCGGTCTGCCTGGCCATGGCCATCCCCGCCTCCGCCTGGCTGGTCGAACGGTTCGGCGCCAAGCGGGTGTTGCTCACCGCCCTCGGCGCCTTCCTCGCCTCGTCACTGCTGTGCGGCGCGGCGGCCGACCTCGGTCAGCTCATCGCCTCCCGCGCGGTACAGGGGCTGTCCGCCGGATTGCTCTTCCCGGCCGCTGCCTCGCTGCTCTACAGCACCTTCAAATCCTGGGAGCAGGTGCGCATTTCGCGGTACATGATCATCCCGCAGCAGATAGCCCCGGCCGTCGCGCCGATGCTCGGCGGCCTGCTGGTGGACCACCTGTCGTGGCGTTGGGTGTTCTACGTCAACCTGCCGCTGGGCCTGCCCGCCGTGGTGTTCGGGGCGCTGTTCCTCGCCGAGCACCGCGGGCACCGGCCCGGCCGATTCGACCTCACCGGGCTGCTGTTGAGCGCGGCGGCTCTGGGCGGCGTGATGTTCGGCGTCTGCGAGGGCCCCAACCGCGGCTGGACCTCCCCCGCCGTCGTCATCGCCCTCGTCCTGGGCGCGGTCCTGCTCACCGCGGCCGTCGTCTTCGAACTGCGGGTCTCCGAGCCGCTGTTGAAGCTCCGGCTCTTCGCGGACCGGCTCTTCCGGGACACCAACCTGATCAATCTGGTGGGCTTGGTGCCGATCCTCGGCGCGATGTACCTCGGGCCGCTCTTTCTCCAGCAGGGGCAGGGCCGTTCCGCGCTGGAGTCGGGCACGAGCACCTTCCCCGAGGCCTTCGGCGTCCTGCTGACCGTGCAGATCGCCGGGATCCTCTACTCCAGGGTCGGCCCCCGGATCATCATCGGCTCGGGCCTGGCCATGGTGAGCGCGGTCCTGGTGCTCCTCTCCACCTGCGATCAGGACACCGGCCTGTGGACCTTCCGCGGCTACATGTTCCTGCTCGGGATCGGCATGGGCGGCGTCTTCATGCCGACCACGGTGGCCTCGCTGGCGACCCTCTCCCGCAAGGACCTGTCCCAGGCGTCCATGCTCAACACGGTCGTACGGCAGACCGGCGGGGCCTTCGCGCCGGCGGCGGTGACCACGGCCCTGGTCCTGAGCACGCCTACGGGAGCCGCCGCGAATCCGCCCATCTCCGCTTACCAGCACGCCTACTTGACCCTGGCCGCTCTCGCCGCGGTGACCGCCGTCTTCGCCTTCACGATCCCCGACGGCCCGGCCCGCGCCGCCGCACGCGGCACCACCGCGTCGGGCGGCGGGAACGCACCGGCCCGGCTACGACGCCGGCACGAGGAGGCGCACTGA
- the tnpA gene encoding IS200/IS605 family transposase has product MSPCWEPNTDIRRGRHVVYHLPVHLVFVTKYRREVFNDAMLTRCEEIMRNVCTDFGADLIEFNGEEDHVHLLVHYPPKVARPALVNSLKDVSSRYLRQEFTGRVNRFITHGRFWSGSYFAGSCGGAPPAIVKQYIEQKKRLLQPAG; this is encoded by the coding sequence ATATCACCATGCTGGGAACCAAACACCGATATCCGCCGGGGCCGACACGTTGTCTACCACCTGCCCGTGCATTTGGTGTTCGTTACCAAGTACCGGCGTGAAGTCTTCAACGACGCCATGCTGACACGCTGCGAAGAGATCATGCGGAACGTCTGCACCGACTTCGGCGCGGACCTGATCGAGTTCAACGGCGAAGAGGATCACGTGCACCTCTTGGTGCACTACCCGCCGAAGGTCGCCCGGCCGGCCCTGGTGAACTCGCTCAAGGACGTGTCCTCCCGCTACCTGCGGCAGGAGTTCACCGGCCGCGTCAACCGCTTCATCACGCACGGCCGGTTCTGGTCGGGTTCCTACTTCGCCGGATCCTGCGGTGGCGCGCCGCCGGCGATCGTCAAGCAGTACATCGAGCAGAAAAAACGTCTGCTCCAGCCTGCTGGTTAG
- a CDS encoding alpha/beta fold hydrolase — protein sequence MDATPTGRTLPGITHHRAEVNGTQLHYVAAGTSGSPVLLVHGFPETWWTFHKLIPLLARTHRVFAVDLRGFGDSRNGPGEYDSTTSAEDLHLLVEHLDVGPVHLTGQDISGATVFRLATTHPQNVLSFTAIEMGLPGFGLETLADITHGGAWHIGVLAAPGIPEMLLAGREREFLGQFAFPALSATPGAITDADIEEFARTYSRPDGWRGAIGLYRSLLREGPEIKALADTHGLTVPVLAVGAGGGPFTAGTMSQATATDVNSVSLDGVGHYAALEAPDELAKAILEFIGNVDAVQRFQVTTRKDHPDVGLDPEFWTPTPKPPSPSTESHDQTGRT from the coding sequence ATGGACGCCACGCCTACAGGCCGCACACTTCCGGGGATCACGCACCACCGCGCAGAGGTCAACGGAACCCAGCTGCACTATGTAGCCGCGGGAACCAGCGGATCGCCGGTCCTCCTGGTCCACGGGTTTCCCGAGACCTGGTGGACTTTTCACAAGCTGATCCCGCTCCTCGCGCGAACCCACCGAGTCTTCGCCGTCGACCTGCGCGGCTTCGGCGACTCCCGCAATGGGCCTGGTGAGTACGACAGCACGACCTCGGCCGAGGACCTGCACCTCCTCGTCGAACATCTCGACGTCGGCCCGGTCCACCTCACCGGGCAGGACATCAGCGGAGCGACCGTCTTCCGCCTGGCGACCACGCACCCGCAGAACGTCCTCAGTTTCACCGCGATCGAGATGGGCCTGCCCGGGTTCGGCCTCGAAACACTGGCCGACATCACCCACGGCGGCGCCTGGCACATCGGCGTTCTCGCCGCCCCCGGCATCCCTGAGATGCTCCTGGCCGGCCGCGAGCGCGAATTCCTGGGACAGTTCGCATTCCCCGCCCTGAGCGCGACCCCCGGAGCGATCACCGACGCCGACATCGAGGAGTTCGCCCGCACCTACTCGCGCCCCGATGGCTGGCGCGGAGCGATCGGCCTCTACCGGTCGCTGCTGCGGGAGGGCCCCGAAATCAAGGCTCTCGCCGACACACACGGCCTGACCGTGCCCGTACTCGCGGTCGGCGCGGGAGGGGGCCCCTTCACGGCCGGCACCATGTCCCAGGCCACGGCAACCGACGTGAACTCGGTATCACTCGACGGCGTAGGTCACTATGCCGCGCTGGAGGCCCCCGACGAGTTGGCGAAGGCCATTCTCGAATTCATCGGAAACGTCGACGCCGTCCAACGGTTCCAGGTGACCACCAGGAAAGATCACCCAGACGTGGGCCTTGACCCGGAATTCTGGACACCCACTCCGAAGCCGCCCTCACCCTCCACGGAATCCCATGACCAAACCGGACGAACGTAA
- a CDS encoding MarR family winged helix-turn-helix transcriptional regulator — protein sequence MSRSGADLALLLLGGFRSLVDAATAELARRGYEDVRPVHDFAMRSITAGADNASELGRRLSVSKQAAAKTIAVLQERGYVARETDPLDARRKRLQVTSLGFEVLRQGEAIFDELRDQWERRIGSAELASLETHLAELVGAQPVRLDAPGWIAQDLGESV from the coding sequence ATGTCACGATCCGGCGCTGATCTCGCACTGCTCCTGCTCGGAGGCTTCCGCTCGCTGGTGGACGCCGCGACCGCCGAACTGGCCCGCCGCGGCTACGAAGACGTGCGCCCCGTCCACGACTTCGCCATGCGGTCCATCACCGCCGGTGCGGACAACGCTTCAGAACTGGGCCGACGCCTGTCGGTCTCCAAGCAGGCAGCGGCGAAAACCATCGCGGTGCTGCAGGAACGCGGATACGTGGCACGCGAAACGGACCCCCTCGACGCCCGCCGCAAACGCCTTCAGGTCACCTCGCTCGGCTTCGAGGTGTTGCGACAAGGTGAAGCGATCTTCGACGAGTTGCGCGACCAGTGGGAGCGGCGGATCGGTTCCGCCGAACTCGCGAGCCTTGAGACGCACCTGGCGGAGCTGGTCGGCGCTCAGCCCGTACGCCTGGACGCACCGGGCTGGATCGCGCAGGACCTCGGCGAGTCGGTGTAG
- a CDS encoding helix-turn-helix domain-containing protein, whose translation MTELVGDARQLSPSAQEALRMRAVAALVAGQDREDVAVVFQVSLKAVDKWWAKWLAGGRGALVAQPRGRRAGEHQVLSEVAQQAVRQAVLDHRPCDVGLTGRLWTRAGVGNLIAKPYRVRLTEQGVGTYLRRWGPTFQRPDKRAVEQNA comes from the coding sequence GTGACTGAACTGGTGGGCGACGCGCGGCAGTTGTCGCCGTCGGCGCAGGAGGCGCTTCGCATGCGGGCGGTGGCCGCGCTGGTGGCGGGGCAGGATCGCGAGGACGTTGCCGTGGTGTTCCAGGTGTCGCTGAAGGCAGTGGACAAGTGGTGGGCGAAGTGGCTCGCGGGTGGACGTGGGGCCCTGGTGGCGCAGCCCCGCGGGCGCCGGGCCGGCGAGCACCAGGTGTTGAGCGAGGTGGCGCAACAGGCCGTCCGGCAGGCCGTCTTGGATCACCGGCCGTGTGATGTGGGTCTGACAGGCCGGCTGTGGACTCGGGCCGGGGTGGGGAATCTGATCGCGAAGCCGTACCGGGTACGGCTGACCGAGCAGGGCGTGGGCACGTACCTGCGCCGATGGGGCCCGACGTTCCAGCGCCCGGACAAGCGGGCCGTCGAGCAGAACGCGTAA
- a CDS encoding SDR family oxidoreductase translates to MHLRARDQAQLAAETRRFVSDPEETRRAVEAVSSAWRGPDVLVNNAARTAPGSVWDVDLDEWDALMATNLRSVLVLTRLCAPAMRERGWGRVINLASLAGQQGGLVAGPHYAAAKAGVLVLTKVFAQELAPHGVTVNAVAPAAVQTPVMDDLPAEALRRAADRIPVGRFGRPEEVAALVGHLAGEDTGYITGATLDVNGGLFMR, encoded by the coding sequence ATGCACCTCCGGGCCCGTGACCAAGCCCAACTCGCCGCCGAAACCCGCAGGTTCGTCAGCGATCCCGAGGAGACCCGGCGCGCCGTGGAGGCGGTGTCCTCCGCGTGGCGCGGCCCCGATGTGCTGGTCAACAACGCGGCGCGTACGGCGCCCGGCTCGGTGTGGGACGTCGATCTCGACGAGTGGGACGCCCTCATGGCCACCAACCTGCGCAGCGTTCTCGTCCTCACCCGGCTCTGCGCACCGGCGATGCGCGAGCGCGGCTGGGGCCGGGTCATCAACCTCGCGTCGCTGGCGGGACAGCAGGGCGGGCTGGTCGCCGGCCCGCACTACGCGGCGGCGAAAGCGGGTGTTCTGGTGCTGACCAAGGTCTTCGCCCAGGAACTCGCGCCCCACGGCGTCACCGTCAACGCCGTCGCTCCCGCGGCCGTACAGACGCCCGTGATGGACGATCTCCCGGCCGAGGCGTTGCGGCGTGCCGCCGATCGCATTCCCGTCGGGAGGTTCGGGCGGCCGGAGGAGGTGGCCGCGCTCGTGGGACACCTGGCCGGGGAGGACACCGGGTACATCACCGGGGCCACGCTCGACGTCAACGGCGGCTTGTTCATGAGATGA